The DNA sequence CTCTTGAAAAGTTCCATTTCAGCATCTGGCATCAGCGCAATAAGCTGCTTTAATTGCGGTTGCGCTTCAAGAACAGTGCTTACATAATTTTCAAAACGATCAACTGTAATGCGCGGTTTGCCATCGATAGAAAGTAAAACTTCTCCACTTCCCGCTGGCATTTGATCCACAGCGGCAGATGATTCGCTTCTTTCTTCATTCTTGCTGCCAAAAAAATCACATTGAGGCAAAACTACTAAAATTGATAAAACAAACACTCCTTGGAGTGATCTATAAAGATGCATCTTCACGAGATCCTTTCTTTGATACATATAATTATTTTTTTCTGGTGGTAGCGTACCATAGAACGAAAATCGTTGCAAAATCATATAACGCGTGCAGCAACAGCTCCGTAAAGCGCTTCGGGTTTACACCCGTATAAAATAGTGCGCGCAACTGCGTGTAATGTGGCTCCAGTTGTCAGCAAATCATCAATAAGCAAAAGAGTTGCGCCATCATACTTTTTTAAATCTCCGATTGGAGCAAACGCATCGCAAATAATTTCGGAGCGTTCGTGAATTTTTCTGGATGATAAATAAGGAGTCGATGTTTTTCGTTTTATGATCTGCGCAATCGGCTTTCCAGAAATTTTATTTATTGTTTGCGCAATCACCTCTGCTTGATTATATCCGCGCCATGCATAACGCCGCCAGTGCAAAGGCACTGGAACAATATAATCAAAATCTAAAACAGAAATTGCAGTGCGTTGCCAAATTAACTCTCCCAATTGAACACTGGCAACGCGGGAAGACCAACTTTTTCCAAGAATAAGCGATTTGAGTGGCTCTTCATAAACACCGGCCGCAAAAACTGGCATCTGAAAAGATTTAGTGACTTCAATAGTTTTTGAAACAACGGGCTTTACTTGAGCTGCACATTGCGCGCACCACCATGCTTTTTCAAAAAGAATAATGCCACAATAGGTACAAAATGATGGTGCAATGAGGTGGCGCACATTATTAATAAGTAAATGTTTAATTATTCCCATTGATGAAAATATTTCTCAACTTGTTCACTGCGATTTTGTTCGTAGCACCATCTATCCCACATAAATTCATAACCAACTATATATTTTAAATATTGGTCTTCAGAATAACGTCCATGAACTTTATTATTTTTTAATCGATGCATTGTCTGATGCAATTGTCGAATCACTTTGACAGCGTAGTAGCGATCAATAGAATCGGGATGTGTGCTTGGTGGCTTGCCATACAACTCTTCCATCATAACCAACAACTCTCCATTGTTCTCATGAAATGCATGGCCTGCTAAAAAGTTTTCAATCAGCAAGGCATGATCTAGTCTTTGAGCTGCAGGTCGCTGGTCCGCACGATATTCAGCGAATAGACAGAGATCAGAAAATTCAATTTTTTTTTCACCAACCGTAATCAAGTGCGAAAAAATTATCCTGTATGCATGATCTCGCTTTTTCCCATGGCCAGCAATCTCATGAAGTAATGTTGCTTTTTGCTGATCACGAGTGAGCCAAAAAAACTTTCTTCCTAATAATAAGACTTGGTCACGCGGCTGTTTTACTATTGAAATGGAGGATGTCTTAGTACGCCGCTTTGTGAGTTTAATAGCTTCTCCCATTGCAGCGATGCGGGCATTATTTTTTCTGTCGTAAGTAACTTTTAAAGACCCTTTTAGCTGTTCCTGCTCGCAAATCTCTTCGATCATTTTAGTGATCGCTAAAGAATTATCTCGCCTAAGAAAATCCCTATCC is a window from the Candidatus Babeliales bacterium genome containing:
- a CDS encoding phosphoribosyltransferase family protein, which codes for MGIIKHLLINNVRHLIAPSFCTYCGIILFEKAWWCAQCAAQVKPVVSKTIEVTKSFQMPVFAAGVYEEPLKSLILGKSWSSRVASVQLGELIWQRTAISVLDFDYIVPVPLHWRRYAWRGYNQAEVIAQTINKISGKPIAQIIKRKTSTPYLSSRKIHERSEIICDAFAPIGDLKKYDGATLLLIDDLLTTGATLHAVARTILYGCKPEALYGAVAARVI